GTTCACAGCGCAGAATTCTGGCGGCCAGGGTTTGTTCGCTATCGGCAGACAGCACCGGCACCACCGCCTGCATGATAATCGGCCCGTGATCCACCTCTTCGTCAACGAAGTGAACTGTACAGCCCGCCAGTTTTACCCCATAAGCCAAAGCCTGGGCCTGCCCATGGGTGCCCGGGAAAGCGGGCAGCAGGGCCGGATGGATATTGATTACCCGCTGGGCAAAAGCTTTGAGAAAAGCTTTCCCCAGAACCCGCATGAAACCCGCGAGCACCACGAGTTCGACGCGGTGCTCAAGCAGGATCCGTACCAATTCCAGATCAAAATGACTGCGCTCGGCGAAAGCATCATGCCGAACCACCCTGGTATTGATTCCGTGATTGGCGGCCCGACTCAGACCATAAGCATCTTCCACATTACTGACCACCAGAACGATTTCACCAGCAATGTTACCTGCTTCCACCGCATCAATAATTGACTGCAGGTTGCTGCCGCTGCCGGAAATCAACACACCGATCCTTACCATCGTCTTACATTTTCTCCGGAATATAAATCATCTGATTGCAAAAAGCCGGCACGCCGAAAACTAAGATTTCAACGACCAGCCCCGCTTTGAGCACAGCCCTGCGCCCGGGCGCAGGGCAACAGTCTCAGGCCCTTCAACAAAAATCATTTAGGAGGCTTGAAAAAAACAATAGGCTCGGCTTCAGGTTCGCGCTTGCCGATTTCCCCAATCAAAAAGGCTTTCTCTCCAAGACCGTTGAGGCGCTCGAGAATAGCTTCGACCTCTTCTGCGGCAACGATCAAAACCATGCCGATACCGCAGTTAAAAGTGGTCAACATCTCTCTTTCCGTCACCCGGCCGAGACGAGCAATCAGCTCAAAGATCGGCAAGCTCGGCCACGAATCCACTTCAATGCGCACCTGACAACGATCCGGCACGACCCGCACGATATTCTCCTGCAGACCACCTCCGGTAATGTGAGCCACCCCTCGAAGACGAAAATCCCGTTGCAAATTAAGAATCGTCCGGACATAGATCCGGGTCGGACGCAACAGTTCCTCACCCAGGCTCAGCTCCAGTTCCGGCAGCTTAAGATCAAGACCAAATCCACCTTCCTCAAGCAGCACCCGCCGGGCCAGAGAATAACCATTACTGTGTAAGCCGGACGACGCCAGGCCGATAATCCGGTCGCCGACCTTGATCTCGGAACCATCGATCAAATTCGACTTATCAACAATGCCGACACCAAAACCGGCCAGGTCATAATCATCCCCCTGGTAGAATCCCGGCATTTCAGCACTTTCGCCCCCGATCAGAGAACAACCGGCTTCTTTGCAACCACGGGCGATACCGGCAATAATGGCCGTTGCCCGCTCAACCTGAAGCCGGCCGGTCGCCAGGTAATCGAGA
The sequence above is drawn from the Pseudomonadota bacterium genome and encodes:
- a CDS encoding phosphoribosylglycinamide formyltransferase, whose amino-acid sequence is MVRIGVLISGSGSNLQSIIDAVEAGNIAGEIVLVVSNVEDAYGLSRAANHGINTRVVRHDAFAERSHFDLELVRILLEHRVELVVLAGFMRVLGKAFLKAFAQRVINIHPALLPAFPGTHGQAQALAYGVKLAGCTVHFVDEEVDHGPIIMQAVVPVLSADSEQTLAARILRCEHRIFPRALALYCAGRLEVRERRVFIRGHDDVAQEDIFLISGPVE
- a CDS encoding phosphoribosylformylglycinamidine cyclo-ligase, which produces MKQADKGLTYKDAGVDIEAGNCLVKNIAPLVKETFRPEVLADIGGFGALFSLHADKYRDPVLVSSTDGVGTKLKLAFLADKHDTIGIDLVAMVVNDIVVQGAEPLFFLDYLATGRLQVERATAIIAGIARGCKEAGCSLIGGESAEMPGFYQGDDYDLAGFGVGIVDKSNLIDGSEIKVGDRIIGLASSGLHSNGYSLARRVLLEEGGFGLDLKLPELELSLGEELLRPTRIYVRTILNLQRDFRLRGVAHITGGGLQENIVRVVPDRCQVRIEVDSWPSLPIFELIARLGRVTEREMLTTFNCGIGMVLIVAAEEVEAILERLNGLGEKAFLIGEIGKREPEAEPIVFFKPPK